In Sphingomonas phyllosphaerae, one DNA window encodes the following:
- the ligA gene encoding NAD-dependent DNA ligase LigA has protein sequence MTDAPLPENDTAAAAELARLATDIAYHNQRYHTEDAPEISDAAYDALVRRNRTIEAAFPTLVRDDSPSRQVGAAPAAHLAKVTHARAMMSLDNAFSDEDVLEFVARVRRFLRLGPDEPVALTAEPKIDGLSCSLRYEDRRLVQAVTRGDGAVGEDVTANVRTIADIPATLPPAAPDIFEVRGEVYMEKAAFAALNRRLAEEAATTGKDARQFANPRNAAAGSLRQKDAAVTRARPLRFLAHGWGEANAIPGDTQAAVVAALRDWGFPIAEAFARCDDAAGALAVYRAIEAQRADLPFDIDGVVYKLDRLDWQERLGSVGRAPRWAIAHKFPAEQAQTTLERIDIQVGRTGKLTPVARLTPVTVGGVVVTNATLHNRDEIARLDAREGDRVILQRAGDVIPQIVAVLPRTADLPPFAFPDHCPICHSEAVAEEGEVDVRCTGGLVCPAQRLERLKHFVSRGALDIDGLGEKTLIELLDLGWIKEPADIFRLAAHRDELVGREGWQARSVDALLDAIEARRSPDAARLLFGLGIRHVGIVTARDLLKRYVTLPALADKAREVIALRDALPAVIGETPERHRTRLDKAIAELIGVENVGAAVGHALADFFHEPHNQTVWEDLLAHVSPPPFVVETRGSEVTGKTVVFTGKLETLSRDEAKAQAERLGAHVAGSVSKKTDLLVAGPGAGSKATKAAELGITVIDEAGWNAIVAGAGE, from the coding sequence ATGACCGACGCGCCGCTGCCCGAGAACGACACCGCCGCCGCTGCCGAGCTGGCGCGGCTGGCCACCGACATCGCCTACCACAACCAGCGCTATCATACCGAGGACGCGCCGGAGATCAGCGACGCCGCCTATGACGCGCTGGTCCGGCGCAACCGCACGATCGAAGCGGCCTTCCCCACGCTGGTCCGCGATGATTCGCCCAGCCGGCAGGTCGGCGCCGCCCCCGCTGCGCATCTCGCCAAAGTCACGCACGCCCGCGCGATGATGAGCCTCGACAATGCTTTTTCCGACGAGGACGTGCTCGAGTTCGTCGCGCGCGTCCGCCGTTTCCTGCGGCTCGGCCCCGACGAACCGGTCGCGCTCACCGCCGAGCCCAAGATCGACGGCCTGTCCTGCTCGCTCCGCTACGAGGATCGCCGGCTGGTGCAGGCGGTGACCCGCGGCGACGGCGCGGTCGGCGAGGATGTGACCGCCAACGTCCGCACCATCGCCGACATCCCCGCCACACTCCCCCCTGCCGCGCCCGACATTTTCGAGGTGCGCGGCGAGGTCTATATGGAAAAGGCTGCTTTCGCCGCGCTCAATCGCCGGCTTGCCGAAGAGGCGGCGACCACGGGCAAGGACGCGCGTCAGTTCGCCAATCCTCGCAATGCCGCGGCCGGCTCGCTGCGCCAGAAAGATGCGGCGGTCACCCGCGCCCGCCCGCTACGCTTCCTCGCGCACGGCTGGGGCGAGGCCAACGCGATCCCCGGCGACACACAGGCCGCAGTCGTCGCGGCCCTGCGCGATTGGGGCTTCCCGATCGCCGAGGCCTTCGCGCGCTGCGACGATGCCGCTGGGGCGCTGGCGGTGTATCGCGCGATCGAGGCGCAGCGTGCCGACCTGCCGTTCGACATCGACGGCGTCGTCTACAAGCTCGACCGGCTCGACTGGCAGGAGCGACTGGGCAGCGTCGGCCGCGCGCCGCGCTGGGCGATCGCGCACAAATTCCCTGCCGAACAGGCGCAGACCACGCTGGAGCGGATCGATATCCAGGTCGGCCGCACCGGCAAGCTCACGCCCGTGGCGCGGCTCACCCCGGTGACGGTCGGCGGCGTCGTCGTCACCAACGCCACGCTCCACAACCGCGACGAGATCGCGCGGCTCGACGCACGCGAGGGCGACCGCGTGATCCTGCAACGCGCCGGCGACGTGATCCCGCAGATCGTCGCGGTGCTCCCGCGCACCGCCGATCTGCCGCCATTCGCGTTCCCCGATCATTGCCCGATCTGCCACAGCGAGGCGGTCGCCGAGGAGGGCGAGGTCGACGTGCGCTGCACCGGCGGGCTGGTCTGCCCGGCGCAAAGGCTCGAACGGCTCAAGCATTTCGTCAGCCGCGGCGCACTCGACATCGACGGACTTGGCGAGAAGACGCTCATCGAACTGCTCGACCTCGGCTGGATCAAGGAGCCCGCCGACATCTTCCGCCTCGCCGCGCACCGCGACGAACTGGTCGGACGCGAGGGCTGGCAGGCCCGCTCGGTCGATGCGTTGCTCGACGCGATCGAAGCGCGGCGCTCCCCCGATGCGGCGCGGCTGCTGTTCGGGCTCGGCATCCGCCACGTCGGGATCGTCACTGCGCGCGACCTGCTCAAACGCTACGTCACCCTCCCCGCGCTTGCCGACAAGGCGCGCGAGGTGATCGCGCTGCGCGACGCCCTGCCCGCCGTGATCGGCGAGACGCCCGAGCGCCACCGCACCCGCCTCGACAAGGCGATCGCGGAGCTGATCGGGGTCGAGAACGTCGGCGCGGCGGTCGGCCACGCGCTGGCCGACTTCTTCCATGAACCGCACAATCAGACGGTGTGGGAGGATCTGCTCGCGCACGTGTCCCCACCCCCGTTCGTGGTCGAGACGCGCGGATCGGAAGTGACCGGCAAGACCGTGGTGTTCACCGGCAAGCTCGAAACGCTCAGCCGCGACGAGGCGAAGGCGCAGGCCGAACGGCTCGGCGCGCATGTCGCGGGATCGGTGTCGAAGAAGACCGACCTGCTCGTCGCCGGTCCCGGCGCAGGGTCGAAAGCCACCAAGGCCGCCGAACTGGGGATCACGGTGATCGACGAAGCCGGCTGGAACGCGATCGTCGCGGGCGCGGGGGAGTGA
- the ftsH gene encoding ATP-dependent zinc metalloprotease FtsH yields MNDNDRQPGNGGNDNNGSGGPNPWMKSLLIWVGVLLSLAVVVTLFDGRTSTAQGNTIAYSTFLDKVDEGTVKSVNVSRDMISGSFSSGDKFRTYPVQDSGLMDRLRKSGVEVAGKPEEGPSVWMVLLYQSLPFLLFLGIAFFVLRQMQKGGGAGGAMGFGKSRAKVLTQKEGKVTFNDVAGIDEAREELVEIVDFLKDPTKFARLGGKIPKGALLVGSPGTGKTLLARAIAGEAGVPFFTISGSDFVEMFVGVGASRVRDMFEQAKKSAPCIVFIDEIDAVGRHRGAGLGNGNDEREQTLNQLLVEMDGFEANEGIIIVAATNRPDVLDPALLRPGRFDRQVVVPRPDIDGRVKILEVHMKKVPLAPDVDARTIARGTPGFSGADLANLVNEAALMAARKGKRLVANAEFEEAKDKVMMGAERRSMVMTEDEKRMTAYHEAGHAIVALHEPASDPIHKATIIPRGRALGMVMRLPERDSYSYHRDKMYANLAVAMGGRIAEEVIFGYDKVSSGASGDIQYATGLARDMVTKWGMSDKVGPVEYAQPEGESFLGYSSSQPVRMSNATAQLIDDEIKAIVEGGLHRAKQVLTEHLDQLHTLAGALLEYETLSGDEIKRLIAGEELDRRDHGPKTPSVPAVGTSIPKTKRPSGPFGNPSPAGA; encoded by the coding sequence ATGAACGACAACGACAGGCAGCCCGGAAACGGCGGCAACGACAATAATGGCTCGGGCGGTCCGAACCCGTGGATGAAGAGCCTGCTGATCTGGGTCGGCGTGCTGCTCTCGCTCGCGGTGGTGGTGACGCTGTTCGACGGTCGGACCAGCACCGCGCAGGGCAACACGATCGCTTACTCCACCTTCCTCGACAAGGTCGACGAGGGCACGGTGAAGAGCGTCAACGTCAGCCGCGACATGATCTCGGGCAGCTTCTCGAGCGGTGACAAGTTCCGCACCTATCCGGTGCAAGACTCGGGGCTGATGGACCGGCTGCGGAAGTCGGGCGTCGAGGTTGCGGGCAAGCCCGAAGAAGGGCCGTCGGTGTGGATGGTGTTGCTTTACCAGTCGCTGCCGTTCCTGCTGTTCCTCGGCATCGCGTTCTTCGTGCTGCGCCAGATGCAGAAGGGCGGCGGCGCGGGCGGCGCGATGGGCTTCGGCAAGAGCCGCGCCAAGGTGCTGACGCAGAAGGAAGGCAAGGTCACCTTCAACGACGTCGCCGGCATTGACGAGGCGCGCGAGGAGCTGGTCGAGATCGTCGACTTCCTCAAGGACCCGACCAAGTTCGCGCGGCTGGGCGGCAAGATCCCCAAGGGCGCGCTGCTGGTCGGCTCGCCGGGTACGGGCAAGACGCTGCTGGCGCGCGCGATTGCGGGCGAGGCGGGCGTGCCGTTCTTCACCATTTCAGGCTCGGACTTCGTCGAGATGTTCGTCGGTGTCGGCGCCAGCCGCGTCCGCGACATGTTCGAACAGGCCAAGAAGAGCGCGCCGTGCATCGTCTTTATCGACGAAATCGACGCGGTCGGCCGTCATCGCGGTGCCGGATTGGGCAACGGCAATGACGAGCGCGAGCAGACGCTCAACCAGTTGCTGGTCGAGATGGACGGTTTCGAGGCGAACGAGGGGATCATCATCGTCGCGGCCACCAACCGCCCAGACGTGCTCGACCCTGCGCTGCTGCGGCCGGGTCGCTTCGACCGGCAGGTGGTGGTGCCGCGCCCGGACATCGACGGTCGCGTCAAGATTCTCGAAGTGCATATGAAGAAGGTGCCGCTGGCGCCGGACGTCGATGCGCGGACGATCGCGCGCGGGACGCCGGGCTTCTCGGGCGCCGATCTCGCCAACCTCGTCAACGAGGCGGCGCTGATGGCGGCGCGCAAGGGCAAGCGGCTGGTCGCCAATGCCGAGTTCGAAGAAGCCAAGGACAAGGTCATGATGGGCGCCGAGCGCCGTAGTATGGTGATGACCGAGGACGAGAAGCGGATGACCGCCTATCACGAGGCGGGCCACGCGATCGTCGCGCTGCACGAGCCGGCGTCGGACCCGATCCACAAGGCGACGATCATCCCGCGCGGTCGCGCGCTGGGCATGGTCATGAGGTTGCCGGAGCGTGACAGCTACAGCTATCACCGTGACAAGATGTACGCGAATCTCGCGGTGGCGATGGGCGGGCGGATCGCCGAGGAAGTGATCTTCGGCTATGACAAGGTGTCGAGTGGCGCGAGCGGCGACATCCAGTACGCTACCGGTCTGGCGCGCGACATGGTCACCAAATGGGGCATGTCGGACAAGGTCGGTCCGGTCGAATATGCCCAGCCTGAAGGCGAGAGCTTCCTCGGTTATTCGTCGAGCCAGCCGGTGCGGATGTCGAATGCGACCGCTCAGTTGATCGACGACGAGATCAAGGCGATCGTCGAGGGCGGGCTGCACCGCGCCAAGCAGGTGCTGACCGAGCATCTCGATCAATTGCACACGCTGGCCGGCGCGCTGCTCGAATATGAGACGTTGAGCGGTGACGAGATCAAGCGGTTGATCGCCGGTGAGGAACTCGACCGTCGCGATCATGGGCCGAAGACGCCGTCGGTGCCGGCGGTCGGGACGTCGATACCGAAGACCAAGCGCCCGTCCGGGCCGTTCGGGAACCCGTCGCCAGCTGGGGCGTGA
- the tilS gene encoding tRNA lysidine(34) synthetase TilS, whose amino-acid sequence MTLRPLPPAAVARFRADVERLVARAFEGAALTETARLALAISGGADSMAMLRLGVAAFPGRIVAVTFDHRFRAESAAEAAMVGRVCAMLGVPHHTLAPSEPITGNSKQMRARDARYAALGEWAGAEAVSFLLTAHHADDQAETLLMRLQRGCGLSGLSAIRAVRFDGFGVVLRPLLGWRRAELRAIAEESATPFVDDPSNDDPRHDRTRVRALLAATPALDPVALAASAGFLAEAEDVLVRHAERIWSERWHGPDRGLSIADEPRDLRRRLVRRALAETRARLGIILPAFDRDSANVEALLDALEAGRSATQGGIMVRSVRGEWIFGAAPPRRSL is encoded by the coding sequence GTGACGCTGCGTCCGCTGCCCCCGGCGGCGGTCGCAAGGTTTCGCGCCGATGTCGAGCGGCTGGTCGCGCGGGCCTTCGAGGGCGCGGCGCTGACCGAGACGGCGCGGCTGGCGCTGGCGATTTCGGGCGGCGCCGACAGCATGGCGATGCTCCGGCTTGGCGTGGCGGCTTTCCCGGGGCGGATCGTCGCCGTGACGTTCGATCATCGGTTCCGAGCGGAGTCGGCCGCGGAAGCCGCGATGGTCGGGCGGGTGTGCGCGATGCTTGGCGTTCCGCATCACACGCTTGCCCCATCCGAGCCGATCACCGGCAACAGCAAGCAGATGCGCGCGCGAGACGCCCGCTATGCCGCGCTGGGCGAGTGGGCGGGTGCGGAGGCGGTGTCGTTTCTGCTGACCGCGCACCATGCCGACGATCAGGCCGAGACGTTGCTGATGCGGTTGCAGCGCGGCTGTGGTCTGTCGGGACTTTCGGCGATCCGCGCGGTGCGGTTCGACGGGTTCGGCGTCGTCCTGCGGCCGCTGTTGGGCTGGCGACGCGCCGAATTGCGGGCGATCGCCGAGGAAAGCGCGACGCCGTTCGTCGACGATCCCTCGAACGACGATCCGCGCCACGATCGCACGCGGGTGCGCGCGCTGCTGGCCGCGACCCCGGCGCTGGACCCGGTTGCGCTGGCGGCCTCGGCGGGCTTTCTCGCCGAGGCGGAGGACGTGCTCGTCCGCCATGCGGAGCGGATCTGGTCCGAGCGATGGCACGGGCCGGACCGCGGCCTGTCGATCGCCGATGAACCGCGCGATCTGCGGCGGCGTCTGGTTCGCCGCGCGCTGGCGGAAACGCGGGCGCGACTCGGGATCATCCTGCCGGCGTTCGACCGCGATTCGGCCAATGTGGAGGCGCTGCTCGACGCGCTCGAGGCCGGGCGAAGCGCGACGCAGGGCGGAATCATGGTGCGCAGCGTCCGTGGTGAATGGATCTTTGGTGCAGCACCGCCGCGTCGATCACTCTGA
- a CDS encoding tetratricopeptide repeat protein, producing the protein MTKFLVGAAIALTLASPALAQRDAPVEARVDKLESEMRAVQRKVFPGGAGMMVEPQIAPSAPTSVEAAGVPATSAITDLSARVASLEQQLATMTGQIEQNDYRVRQLETQFADYRKATDAKLAAPPVATPAAPVGGPDVTVPEAPEPASTAAVAKPSTGDAAEDGYLYGFRLWEAKRYGEAVTALKKVVADYPKSRRASYAQNLIGRAYLDDNKPSLASIAFYDNYKKMPDGERAPDSLFYLGSALVKLDKAADACKVYGELTDVYGATISAKMKADIVKARAAAKCK; encoded by the coding sequence ATGACGAAATTTCTGGTGGGCGCTGCGATCGCCCTTACGCTCGCAAGCCCCGCGCTCGCGCAGCGCGATGCGCCCGTCGAGGCGCGCGTGGACAAGCTCGAAAGCGAGATGCGCGCGGTGCAGCGCAAGGTGTTCCCGGGCGGCGCCGGGATGATGGTCGAACCGCAGATCGCGCCGAGTGCGCCGACCTCGGTCGAGGCGGCGGGGGTCCCTGCGACGAGCGCGATCACCGATCTGTCCGCGCGCGTCGCGTCGCTAGAGCAGCAGCTGGCGACGATGACGGGGCAGATCGAGCAGAACGATTATCGCGTGCGCCAACTCGAGACGCAATTCGCCGACTATCGCAAGGCGACCGATGCGAAGCTCGCCGCGCCGCCGGTCGCGACGCCGGCCGCCCCGGTCGGCGGCCCCGACGTCACCGTGCCCGAAGCGCCCGAGCCGGCGAGCACCGCCGCGGTCGCGAAGCCGAGCACCGGCGATGCCGCCGAGGACGGCTATCTCTACGGCTTCCGGCTGTGGGAAGCGAAGCGCTATGGCGAGGCGGTGACCGCGCTCAAGAAGGTCGTCGCCGATTATCCCAAGTCGCGCCGCGCCAGCTATGCGCAGAACCTGATCGGTCGTGCGTATCTGGATGACAACAAGCCCAGCCTCGCGTCGATCGCCTTTTACGACAATTACAAGAAGATGCCGGACGGTGAGCGGGCGCCGGACAGCCTGTTCTACCTGGGCAGCGCGCTGGTGAAGCTCGACAAGGCCGCGGACGCCTGCAAGGTCTATGGCGAGCTGACCGACGTTTATGGCGCGACCATCTCCGCCAAGATGAAGGCCGACATCGTCAAGGCCCGTGCTGCGGCCAAGTGCAAGTGA
- a CDS encoding DUF4115 domain-containing protein: MSEGEHSAQAASPSGAPQPGTVGARLRAAREAQGMSVAEVAARTRVTQRFLEALEDDRLDLLPSPTYASGFARAYARAVGLDQAEIGRGIRGELARGAMPMRQHHIEEIADPSRGPSRFTVIVAAGVALAVLILGVLWLSTGMFRGTQDAPEATASPTVVARSAPVPPPSPTPAVGKVVLTAKNEVWMRVYDGANKTLFTGTLQPGQTFEVPAGIDRPMLNIGRPDQLEVAVDGRVLPPLGDGKRAMKDVGVSAEALATRFAGAPAAIASPAVPPVTPSATGL, encoded by the coding sequence ATGAGCGAAGGCGAGCATTCGGCGCAGGCGGCGTCGCCGAGCGGCGCTCCGCAACCCGGGACGGTCGGTGCCCGCCTGCGTGCCGCTCGCGAGGCGCAGGGAATGTCGGTGGCCGAGGTCGCCGCCAGGACCCGCGTGACGCAGCGCTTCCTCGAGGCGCTGGAGGACGATCGGCTCGACCTGTTACCGTCACCGACCTATGCCTCCGGGTTCGCGCGCGCCTATGCCCGCGCGGTCGGGCTCGATCAGGCCGAGATCGGGCGCGGCATCCGCGGGGAACTCGCGCGCGGGGCGATGCCGATGCGCCAACACCATATCGAAGAGATCGCCGACCCCTCGCGCGGACCGTCGCGCTTCACGGTGATCGTCGCGGCGGGGGTGGCGCTGGCGGTGCTGATCCTTGGTGTGCTGTGGCTGTCGACGGGCATGTTCCGCGGCACACAGGACGCGCCCGAGGCGACGGCGAGCCCGACGGTGGTGGCGCGCAGCGCGCCGGTGCCGCCGCCCAGCCCGACCCCGGCCGTCGGCAAGGTGGTGCTGACCGCGAAGAACGAAGTATGGATGCGCGTCTATGATGGCGCGAACAAGACCCTGTTCACAGGCACGTTGCAGCCGGGGCAGACGTTCGAGGTGCCGGCCGGGATCGATCGGCCGATGCTGAATATCGGTCGCCCCGACCAGCTGGAGGTGGCGGTCGATGGCCGTGTGCTGCCGCCGCTCGGCGACGGCAAGCGTGCGATGAAGGATGTCGGGGTCAGCGCCGAAGCGCTGGCGACGCGCTTCGCAGGCGCACCGGCGGCGATCGCGAGCCCAGCCGTGCCGCCCGTGACACCGTCGGCCACCGGGCTGTGA
- the ptsP gene encoding phosphoenolpyruvate--protein phosphotransferase, whose amino-acid sequence MPVSAARSAREILVNLHDVMAARSNAQAKLNSVVEIIGEALDSEVCSIYLLREGVLELFATRGLDPAAVHVTKLAMGEGLVGTIAQHNEVLNLDEAASHPDFAYKPETGEDRYHSFAGVPIIRRERSVGVLAVQHADPRRYEDVEIEALQTVAMVLSELIANAGLIDQAGPRDRPQSTAPTRITGQKLVDGMAVGCAVFHQPRIHIEHTVAEDTEAERHRVYAAFDKMREQIDRIAREAEFGVGDEHQEVIATYKMFAYDEGWARRINEAIDSGLTAEAAIERVQQRTRQRMREIDDPLLADRMHDLEDLSNRLLRIVSGQMGTAAQMGLRQDTILIARNLGPAELLEYDRRRLKGVVLEEGSLTAHVTIVARAMGVPVLGRVRDVRRLIAEGDLLLLDVNEGTLTVRPTGVMEEAFEAKLAARQKRKAAYAALRDVAPETKDGHRLTVMVNAGLRDDVAALDVTGADGIGLFRTEFQFLVSATLPQRERQQRLYREVLDAAGSRPVIFRTVDIGGDKALPYLIHAEDEENPAMGWRALRLALERDGLMKAQARALLEAAAGRTLNVMFPMVSEAWEFDEARALFEKQRDFLAARGKRLPMEVRYGAMLEVPALAYQLDLLLPSVDFLSIGTNDLTQFLFAADRANPKLAERYDWLSTSILRFLRRVAVPAAQAGVPVGVCGEMGGRPLEAMALIGIGIERLSITPAAVGPVKAMIRSLDRGALTAFMEELLARPPRDVRGALARWAAEQGVELA is encoded by the coding sequence ATGCCCGTGTCTGCCGCCCGCTCCGCCCGCGAAATCCTCGTCAATCTTCACGACGTGATGGCTGCGCGCTCGAACGCGCAGGCCAAGCTGAATTCGGTCGTCGAGATCATCGGCGAGGCGCTGGATAGCGAGGTGTGCTCGATCTACCTGCTGCGCGAGGGCGTGCTGGAGCTGTTCGCGACCCGCGGGCTCGATCCCGCCGCGGTGCACGTCACCAAGCTGGCGATGGGGGAGGGGCTGGTCGGCACGATCGCGCAGCACAATGAGGTGCTCAACCTCGACGAGGCCGCGAGCCATCCCGACTTCGCGTACAAGCCCGAGACCGGTGAGGATCGCTATCACAGCTTCGCGGGCGTGCCGATCATCCGGCGCGAGCGTTCGGTGGGGGTGCTGGCGGTGCAGCACGCCGATCCGCGCCGTTACGAAGATGTCGAGATCGAGGCGTTGCAGACGGTGGCGATGGTGCTGAGCGAGTTGATCGCCAATGCTGGGCTGATCGATCAGGCCGGGCCGCGCGACCGACCGCAGTCGACGGCGCCGACGCGGATCACCGGGCAGAAGCTGGTCGACGGCATGGCGGTGGGCTGCGCGGTGTTCCACCAGCCGCGGATACACATCGAGCATACCGTCGCCGAGGACACGGAAGCCGAGCGTCACCGCGTCTATGCCGCGTTCGACAAGATGCGCGAGCAGATCGACCGGATCGCGCGCGAGGCGGAATTCGGCGTTGGCGACGAGCATCAGGAGGTGATCGCCACCTACAAGATGTTCGCCTATGACGAAGGCTGGGCGCGGCGCATCAACGAGGCGATCGACAGCGGGCTGACCGCCGAGGCCGCGATCGAGCGCGTCCAGCAGCGCACGCGACAGCGGATGCGCGAGATCGACGACCCGTTGCTCGCCGACCGGATGCACGATCTGGAGGACCTGTCGAACCGCCTGCTCCGCATCGTCTCCGGGCAGATGGGAACGGCGGCGCAGATGGGATTGCGGCAGGACACGATCCTGATCGCGCGCAATCTCGGGCCGGCCGAGCTGCTGGAATACGATCGTCGCCGGTTGAAGGGCGTCGTGCTGGAGGAAGGATCGCTGACCGCGCACGTCACGATCGTCGCGCGTGCGATGGGGGTGCCGGTGCTCGGGCGGGTCCGCGACGTGCGGCGGCTGATCGCCGAGGGCGACCTGCTGCTGCTCGACGTCAACGAGGGGACGCTGACCGTGCGTCCGACCGGCGTGATGGAGGAGGCGTTCGAGGCCAAGCTGGCGGCGCGCCAGAAGCGCAAGGCCGCCTATGCCGCGCTGCGCGACGTCGCGCCGGAGACGAAGGACGGGCATCGCCTGACCGTGATGGTCAATGCCGGGCTGCGCGACGATGTGGCGGCACTGGACGTGACGGGGGCGGACGGGATCGGGCTGTTCCGCACGGAATTCCAGTTCCTCGTCTCCGCGACACTGCCGCAGCGCGAGCGGCAGCAGCGGCTGTATCGCGAGGTGCTGGATGCGGCGGGATCGCGCCCGGTGATCTTCCGCACCGTCGATATCGGCGGCGACAAGGCGTTGCCGTATCTGATCCATGCCGAGGACGAAGAGAATCCGGCGATGGGCTGGCGCGCGCTGCGGCTCGCGCTCGAACGCGACGGGCTGATGAAGGCGCAGGCGCGCGCCTTGCTGGAGGCAGCCGCAGGGCGGACGCTCAACGTGATGTTCCCGATGGTGTCGGAAGCGTGGGAGTTCGACGAGGCGCGCGCGTTGTTCGAGAAGCAGCGCGATTTCCTCGCCGCGCGCGGCAAGCGGCTGCCCATGGAGGTGCGTTACGGCGCGATGCTGGAGGTGCCGGCGCTCGCCTATCAACTCGACCTGTTGCTGCCGTCGGTCGACTTCCTGTCGATCGGCACCAACGATCTGACGCAATTCCTGTTTGCGGCGGATCGCGCCAACCCGAAGCTTGCCGAGCGATACGACTGGCTCTCGACCTCGATCCTGCGCTTCCTGCGCCGCGTCGCGGTGCCGGCAGCGCAGGCGGGGGTGCCGGTCGGGGTGTGCGGCGAGATGGGCGGGCGGCCACTGGAGGCGATGGCGCTGATCGGGATCGGGATCGAGCGATTGTCGATCACCCCCGCGGCGGTCGGGCCGGTCAAGGCGATGATCCGCTCGCTGGATCGCGGCGCGCTGACCGCGTTCATGGAGGAGCTGCTCGCGCGTCCGCCGCGCGACGTGCGTGGCGCGCTGGCGCGCTGGGCGGCGGAGCAGGGCGTCGAACTGGCCTAG
- a CDS encoding TM2 domain-containing protein, with protein MRGQVLGVDARSGHGLVAGDDGQRYTFLPEDWAQRGEPAIGQSVDFETSGSRALNIFPLAAAPAPVAASAVPHNDRNKYVAAALAFLLGTLGIHRFYLGRTASAIVMLVLTLTLFGLVVTGIWALVDTVRYLIMSDREFAARYPRHP; from the coding sequence ATGCGGGGGCAGGTTCTGGGCGTCGATGCGCGCAGTGGACACGGACTGGTGGCCGGCGACGACGGCCAGCGCTACACCTTCCTGCCTGAGGATTGGGCGCAGCGCGGCGAGCCCGCGATCGGCCAGTCGGTCGATTTCGAAACCTCGGGCAGCCGCGCGCTCAACATCTTTCCGCTGGCCGCCGCGCCGGCCCCGGTCGCCGCCAGCGCGGTCCCGCACAATGATCGCAACAAATATGTCGCGGCGGCGCTAGCCTTCCTGCTCGGCACGCTCGGCATCCACCGCTTCTATCTCGGGCGCACCGCCTCGGCGATCGTGATGCTGGTGCTGACGCTCACGCTTTTCGGGCTGGTCGTCACGGGAATCTGGGCGCTGGTCGACACCGTCCGCTATCTCATCATGTCCGACCGCGAATTCGCCGCCCGCTACCCGCGCCACCCCTAA
- the ruvB gene encoding Holliday junction branch migration DNA helicase RuvB, whose translation MTDDDRLISPARRVEDVDAALRPKTLDDFVGQKAARENLRVFIEAAKGRGDALDHVLFFGPPGLGKTTLAQIVARELGVGFRATSGPVIAKSGDLAALLTNLEDGDVLFIDEIHRLQPAVEEVLYPAMEDRALDLMIGEGPSARSVRIDLPRFTLVGATTRQGLLTTPLRDRFGIPVRLQFYTVEELERVVSRAAQLLDLGIARDGAMEIARRARGTPRIAGRLLRRVRDFANVAGAAVVDAMVADRALNRLEVDSLGLDAMDRRYLTMIADIYRGGPVGVETLAAGLSEPRDTIEEVIEPYLIQLGLVARTARGRVLNAGGWKHLGLNPPAGSQDGLFD comes from the coding sequence GCCTGATCTCGCCCGCGCGCCGCGTCGAGGATGTCGATGCAGCGCTGCGCCCCAAGACGCTGGACGATTTCGTCGGGCAGAAGGCCGCCCGCGAAAATCTCCGTGTGTTCATCGAGGCGGCGAAGGGACGCGGCGACGCGCTCGACCATGTGTTGTTCTTCGGCCCGCCGGGGCTCGGCAAGACGACGCTGGCGCAGATCGTCGCGCGCGAGCTGGGCGTCGGCTTTCGCGCGACCTCCGGTCCGGTGATCGCCAAGTCGGGCGATCTTGCCGCGCTGTTGACCAATCTCGAGGATGGCGACGTGCTGTTCATCGACGAAATCCACCGGCTGCAACCAGCGGTCGAGGAGGTGCTGTACCCGGCGATGGAGGATCGCGCGCTCGACCTGATGATCGGTGAGGGACCGTCGGCGCGCAGCGTGCGGATCGACCTGCCGCGCTTCACGCTGGTCGGCGCGACGACGCGACAGGGATTGCTGACGACGCCGTTGCGCGATCGCTTCGGCATTCCGGTGCGGCTGCAATTCTATACCGTCGAGGAACTGGAGCGGGTGGTGTCGCGTGCGGCGCAGTTGCTCGATCTCGGCATCGCGCGGGACGGGGCGATGGAGATCGCGCGGCGGGCGCGCGGGACGCCGCGGATCGCCGGGCGATTGCTGCGCCGCGTGCGCGATTTCGCCAATGTCGCGGGTGCGGCGGTGGTCGATGCGATGGTCGCGGATCGCGCGCTCAACCGGCTAGAGGTCGATTCGCTGGGGCTCGACGCGATGGACCGCCGCTATCTGACGATGATCGCGGACATCTATCGCGGTGGCCCGGTCGGCGTGGAGACGCTCGCCGCGGGGCTCAGCGAGCCGCGCGATACGATCGAGGAAGTCATCGAGCCGTATCTTATCCAGCTCGGACTGGTCGCGCGCACCGCGCGTGGGCGCGTTCTGAACGCGGGCGGGTGGAAGCATCTCGGGCTCAACCCGCCCGCAGGATCGCAGGACGGACTGTTCGACTAG